The following are encoded in a window of Brettanomyces bruxellensis chromosome 9, complete sequence genomic DNA:
- a CDS encoding uncharacterized protein (SECRETED:SignalP(1-22)): MVSFTSKGILLWSAYFSIGSWCSHISSPAVKNEISDLSIPDLPKLKNIQPIKDTWVAKGSAKFFEGRVILTPKPTISSNIERQITVGSLWSKSYKNAPSLSEIEFQLTLRSLGKVGDTGAGISFFVVNDDEKQSSAYDYNGYGGPSRYTGLQITFDTNDRKLGSVIKVFMNDGTKNIQLQNDYIGAYKYEYQNSNVPVTVKVGYFKDWLKITADNKLLFESNQINLDSLIKSQALHIGVTAASRKDVGSYEQFELLRLKAYNKVTAELKADCRQNLLATHNGNVVKLERKVESEEKQDENEKISDSDKSVSDLYSKLSEIQNYLVDRQIVQGGSSSSDISASVLSDARQIKALLNKMIDSTNNVFRHVEESNKRFDELEARYDKLQQLMQQHSRILENVESISRSQEKNIKRHVEQFSQTMDNKVQGMQHEYLSRVSMPNPELEAKLNKLASIVKFILLPVAILCCIILLLVNRIRHDIKHAKVL; the protein is encoded by the coding sequence ATGGTTTCTTTCACGTCAAAAGGAATACTATTATGGTCGGCATATTTTTCCATCGGATCATGGTGTTCgcatatttcttctccggcagtgaaaaatgaaatttcagaTCTTTCAATACCAGACTTGCCCAAATTAAAGAACATACAACCAATTAAAGATACTTGGGTGGCGAAAGGATCGGCAAAGTTTTTTGAGGGTCGTGTTATTCTTACTCCAAAACCCACCATTAGCTCTAACATTGAAAGACAAATTACTGTTGGATCTTTGTGGTCAAAGTCTTACAAGAATGCTCCAAGCCTCAGTGAAATTGAGTTCCAACTGACATTGAGATCCTTAGGTAAGGTCGGTGATACAGGTGCTGGTATATCCTTTTTTGTCgtaaatgatgatgagaagCAATCCTCAGCATACGATTATAATGGTTATGGGGGCCCATCAAGATACACTGGACTCCAGATAACATTCGATACAAATGACAGGAAACTGGGATCCGTTATCAAGGTTTTTATGAATGATGGCACTAAAAATATTCAGCTTCAGAACGATTATATTGGTGCTTACAAATACGAATACCAGAATTCGAATGTCCCAGTTACAGTCAAAGTCGGTTACTTTAAAGATTGGTTAAAAATCACTGCTGACAacaagcttctttttgaaagcaatcaaataaatttggaCTCTCTTATTAAATCACAAGCATTGCATATTGGTGTTACCGCTGCATCACGGAAGGATGTGGGAAGTTATGAGCAATTTGAGCTTTTGAGACTCAAGGCTTACAACAAAGTCACGGCTGAATTGAAGGCTGACTGTAGACAAAACTTACTGGCAACACATAATGGAAACGTTGTTAAGCTTGAACGTAAAGTGGAATCCGAAGAAAAACAggatgagaatgaaaaaatctCTGATTCAGATAAATCAGTGTCAGATCTTTATTCAAAGCTTTCTGAGATTCAGAATTATTTGGTTGATAGACAGATTGTACAAGGTGGcagttcttcttcagacATATCTGCATCCGTGCTATCTGATGCTCGACAGATTAAAGCTCTTCTTAATAAGATGATTGACAGTACAAATAATGTCTTCCGACATGTGGAAGAATCAAATAAGCGCTTTGATGAACTTGAAGCCCGTTATGATAAATTACAACAATTGATGCAACAACATTCAAGAATCcttgaaaatgttgaaagcATTTCGAGAAgtcaggaaaaaaatataaaacgTCACGTCGAGCAATTCAGTCAAACTATGGACAACAAGGTTCAGGGTATGCAGCACGAATATCTTAGTCGTGTCTCAATGCCAAATCCAGAACTTGAGGCAAAATTGAACAAATTGGCGTCAATTGtgaaatttattcttttgcCAGTTGCAATACTATGTTGTATAATTCTCCTATTGGTCAACCGAATAAGACATGACATTAAGCATGCCAAAGTTTTATAG
- a CDS encoding uncharacterized protein (SECRETED:SignalP(1-22)), whose amino-acid sequence MQFSYLAPLALAAVAAADYTNSTDVTTIVTEFTTYCPEATTFAVNNKTYTVTGKTTLTITDCPCTIHPATSTPSKSTLATSSATSSEANTLSTATGAAAKAGVAGLAALAGAAAYLL is encoded by the coding sequence ATGCAATTCTCTTACCTTGCTCCTTTGGCTCTCGCCGCTGTTGCCGCAGCTGACTACACCAACTCAACTGATGTTACCACTATCGTCACTGAGTTCACCACTTACTGCCCAGAGGCTACCACATTTGCTGTGAACAACAAGACATACACTGTCACTGGTAAGACAACTTTGACTATCACTGACTGCCCATGCACTATTCACCCAGCTACATCAACTCCATCTAAGAGCACACTTGCCACCTCTTCTGCTACCTCTTCCGAGGCTAACACTTTGTCAACTGCCACTGGTGCTGCTGCAAAGGCTGGCGTTGCTGGTTTGGCCGCTCTTGCTGGTGCCGCTGCTTACTTGTTGTAA
- a CDS encoding uncharacterized protein (MEROPS:MER0000866~BUSCO:EOG09260V8Q): MSQTKVRTSSIIQDTVVHDLNISNKNKINTVAATVIVASKNPPENTTDGIEKETTQKVDINSFVSEEGCLTKTDTQKLEDDIKKNKSATVPTLSTSQRVVLRYLPLYFGTNEKEFTEFRKNSLLKRRLHKNPDYPDGKEKCLTNGPHLRIPNNGAVIHPYLASKEFSSPILINTAIRKRIETPSAGKNEHCDSKQNSNGKSNVKGGETTETKDTSYNSKSKNTSKGEEHSNIDKLDDVVATKIGVEQSTEIASMQPLGVISLKIMFQPNYFSSVIANQKSNLVTPHGLINTSSICYMNSVLQMLFECEPFSQVLNIIRNSTMGSIGESKMPLVDALLMLQDLFKKKRIPAKSITSTVIPRRESIDPMPFYTAIKKLDRFSNLEWGRQEDAEEFLGYLLDGLHEEFITSIEDMPLSAAQNFENGLTDPVAVEKVRYAVTSIKNSKGKGCGTEERQEPDGHEWNEVSANRKISVKRSFEFKPSPIALLFGGQFRSVLQPSNTKKSSVTLDPFMHIQLDISDATTSTLEGAFEKFSEIEEITFGNQSARKQNLIDKLPMILIIHLKRFSFVKRDQSENEADAYEIVSSKQKKRKHLKQTKEQELMLSDFKGASEGHIEKISKPIAYKAKLTLPSSCISTSIEGNPTYKLVGVIYHHGRSAEGGHYTVDVLEPTGGWIHIDDTLITHITEGDVLENGIKGGDLTNNSKSAYLLMYQRL, encoded by the coding sequence ATGAGTCAAACCAAAGTTCGAACTTCAAGCATTATACAAGACACAGTTGTTCATGAtttaaatatatcaaataaaaataagataaaCACGGTGGCAGCCACTGTTATTGTTGCATCTAAAAATCCCCCAGAGAACACCACAGACGGtatagaaaaagaaactacGCAAAAAGTTGACATCAATTCATTCGTCAGTGAAGAAGGTTGTCTCACCAAAACTGATACTCaaaaacttgaagatgatataaagaaaaataagtcGGCAACAGTACCAACACTTTCTACATCTCAACGTGTTGTGTTACGTTATTTGCCACTATACTTTGGAACTAACGAAAAAGAATTTACAGAGTTTAGAAAGAATTCATTACTTAAAAGAAGACTTCACAAAAATCCGGATTATCCAGatggaaaggaaaaatgtTTAACCAATGGTCCCCACCTAAGGATTCCTAACAATGGTGCAGTTATTCACCCTTACTTGGCTTCTAAGGAGTTCTCTTCTCCTATACTTATAAATACTGCTATAAGAAAGCGAATAGAAACTCCCTCTGCTGGAAAAAACGAACATTGCGATTCAAAGCAGAATTCAAACGGAAAATCAAATGTAAAAGGAGGAGAGACCACCGAAACCAAAGATACATCGTACAATAGCAAGTCAAAAAATACTAGTAAAGGTGAAGAGCATTCtaatattgataaattAGACGACGTTGTGGCTACAAAAATTGGAGTTGAGCAAAGTACAGAGATTGCTAGTATGCAGCCATTAGGTGTTATTTCgttaaaaataatgtttcaaCCAAATTACTTTTCCTCTGTTATTGCAAATCAAAAGTCAAACTTAGTGACCCCACACGGCTTGATTAACACCAGCAGCATTTGTTACATGAATTCAGTTCTacaaatgctttttgaatGCGAACCATTCTCACAAGTTTTAAACATTATACGCAACAGCACTATGGGCTCGATTGGCGAAAGTAAAATGCCTTTGGTTGATGCACTTTTAATGTTACAAGACTTGTTTAAGAAAAAGCGTATCCCGGCAAAAAGTATTACAAGTACGGTAATTCCTAGGCGCGAGTCCATTGATCCTATGCCTTTCTATACAGCCATCAAAAAGCTGGATAGATTCAGCAACCTTGAATGGGGAAGGCAGGAAGACGCAGAAGAATTTCTAGGATATTTGCTGGACGGTTTGCATGAAGAATTCATAACTAGTATCGAAGATATGCCATTAAGTGCGGcacaaaattttgaaaacgGATTAACAGATCCGGTGGCGGTTGAAAAAGTTCGTTATGCAGTTACTTCAATTAAGAACTCTAAGGGTAAAGGATGTGGAACAGAAGAAAGGCAGGAGCCGGATGGTCATGAATGGAATGAGGTTAGCGCAAATAGAAAGATTTCTGTGAAAAGATCGTTTGAATTTAAACCTTCTCCTATTGCTTTACTATTTGGTGGCCAGTTCAGATCCGTTTTACAACCTTCAAACACAAAAAAGTCGTCTGTGACATTAGATCCGTTTATGCATATTCAGCTTGATATAAGCGATGCAACTACTTCAACATTAGAAGGTGCATTTGAGAAGTTTTCCGAAATTGAGGAAATTACTTTTGGAAACCAAAGTGCACGAAAACAGAACCTAATAGATAAACTACCTATGATTCTTATTATTCATCTGAAGagattttcctttgttaAGAGAGACCAAAGCGAGAACGAGGCGGATGCTTATGAAATTGTGTCatcaaaacaaaagaagagaaagcatcTAAAGCAAACCAAGGAGCAGGAATTAATGCTTTCCGATTTTAAAGGAGCTTCGGAAGGACACatagaaaaaatttcaaagccAATAGCGTACAAGGCCAAACTGACTTTACCATCGTCATGCATTTCGACATCTATTGAAGGTAATCCTACGTATAAACTTGTTGGCGTGATCTATCATCATGGAAGATCTGCCGAAGGTGGCCATTATACTGTTGATGTCTTAGAGCCTACGGGAGGATGGATTCACATTGATGATACACTAATTACGCATATTACAGAAGGTGATGTTTTAGAGAACGGAATCAAGGGTGGCGATTTAACGAATAATAGCAAGAGTGCCTACCTTTTAATGTATCAAAGACTTTAG
- the MTR4 gene encoding ATP-dependent RNA helicase mtr4, protein MADLFDVFDEKPQNIETLKHENLIKTEKTKEDNTHKSKQEKRNFKDSTDSENSRKKQHLEEEPANLSKKKEDVHPIVADDLEIEALREVNASDGLLGEVKRKTADNGAQTLDKGDSDTDKKQKVKLKHQVRHQVAVPPGYKYIPIGQHKRKNDAKTYPFKLDPFQDTSISCIDRNESVLVSAHTSAGKTVVAEYAIAQSLRDKQRVIYTAPIKALNVGLMTGDVTINPDAGCLVMTTEILRSMLYRGSEVMREVAWVIFDEVHYMRDKIRGVVWEETIIMLPDKVHYVFLSATIPNAMEFAQWICKIHNQPCHIVYTDFRPTPLQHYLFPANGDGIYLVVDEKSNFREENFQRAMACITNHEGDDPGSINSRKGGKSWKGGVHDSKSDIYKIVKMIWMKKYNPVIVFSFSKRDCEALAMKMSKLDFNTEDEKKMLTKIFHNAIDLLSDEDKELPQIKNILPLLKRGIGIHHSGLLPILKEIIEILFQEGFLKVLFATETFSIGLNMPAKTVVFTSVRKWDGTEFRWVSGGEYIQMSGRAGRRGLDDRGIVIMMIDEKMEPQVAKGMLKGQADRLDSAFHLGYNMILNLLRVEGVSPEYMMENSFYQFQKTESVPKIQNQIQELKDEVSASHIDHYDDIKEYYDLKEQLTRYGEDERKIITHPSHILPHLKSGRIINVKVGNQKFGWAIVIDYHKRNRQRRFSENYSDHDSYLVDVFVNTMFEDAPLKLIKPFSPLLPSGVRPATKKEKSTIAIIPITLNSIQEISSCRSIMPKDIKNSRSQKTLDKALKEIVRRHPNGLPILNAIKKMHINDKDFLQLEKKISILKKKVSSTSIANSPDLEELVEQYSKFVSMKNNIKILETKNKEVQSIIQLDDLKHRKRVLRRLGFISQDDVVQMKGRVACEISTGDELLLTELIFNGIFNELKPEQCAALLSCFVFEERSNEVPRLTPELAEPLKTLREMATKIAKVSRECKIDMIEKDYVESFRYELMEVVLSWCKGATFTQICKMTDVYEGSLIRMFRRLEEMIKQLADAAKTIGNVALEQKMNQSYELVHRDIVSAGSLYL, encoded by the exons ATGGCTGATTTGTTTGACGTTTTCGATGAAAAGCCTCAAAATATTGAGACTTTGAAGCATGAAAATTTGATTAAGACTGAGAAGACGAAGGAGGATAATACACACAAGAGCAAAcaggagaaaagaaattttaagGACTCAACCGATTCAGAAAACTCCAGGAAAAAACAGCATCTTGAGGAAGAACCTGCAAATttaagcaagaaaaaagaggatgtACATCCAATCGTTGCAGACGATTTAGAAATCGAAGCTTTAAGAGAAGTCAATGCTTCTGATGGATTACTCGGAGAAGTTAAACGGAAAACCGCTGATAATGGTGCTCAGACACTTGATAAAGGTGATTCTGATACAGATAAGAAGCAGAAGGTGAAGTTAAAACATCAGGTGAGACATCAAGTAGCTGTTCCCCCAGGTTATAAGTATATCCCGATTGGTCAACACAAAAGGAAGAACGATGCAAAGACATATCCTTTTAAACTTGATCCTTTCCAGGATACATCCATCTCATGTATTGATCGTAATGAATCTGTTTTGGTTTCGGCACATACTTCCGCAGGTAAGACAGTGGTGGCAGAATATGCAATTGCTCAATCCCTTAGAGACAAGCAGAGGGTGATATATACGGCCCCAATTAAAGCTCTTA ATGTTGGTTTAATGACAGGTGATGTTACGATAAATCCGGACGCGGGTTGTCTTGTGATGACAACTGAAATTTTGAGGTCTATGCTTTATAGGGGTTCCGAGGTTATGAGAGAAGTTGCATGGGTTATATTTGACGAAGTGCATTATATGCGCGATAAAATTAGAGGTGTGGTTTGGGAAGAAACTATCATTATGCTACCGGATAAGGTCCATTATGTGTTTTTATCAGCAACTATTCCAAATGCAATGGAATTTGCCCAGTGGATTTGTAAGATTCATAATCAACCCTGTCATATTGTTTATACAGATTTCAGACCAACTCCATTACAACACTATTTGTTTCCGGCAAATGGCGATGGCATCTACTTGGTTGTCGACgaaaaaagcaatttcAGGGAAGAGAATTTCCAGAGAGCCATGGCATGCATTACAAATCATGAAGGTGATGACCCTGGTTCTATAAATTCACGAAAGGGTGGCAAATCTTGGAAGGGAGGTGTACATGATAGCAAATCTGATATTTATAAAATCGTCAAGATGatttggatgaaaaaatacaatcCAGTAATAgttttttcgttttccaAGAGGGATTGCGAGGCACTAGCAATGAAGATGTCGAAATTAGATTTCAATAccgaagatgaaaagaaaatgttaacgaaaatttttcataacGCCATCGATTTGCTTTCGGATGAGGATAAAGAGCTTCCCCAAATTAAGAATATTCTTCCCTTGTTAAAAAGAGGTATAGGCATTCATCATTCTGGTTTGCTACCAATATTGAAGGAAATCATAGAAATTTTATTCCAAGAAGGATTCTTGAAGGTACTTTTTGCTACAGAGACCTTTTCTATTGGATTGAATATGCCTGCTAAAACTGTCGTGTTTACCTCAGTTCGGAAATGGGATGGTACTGAATTCAGATGGGTTTCTGGTGGTGAGTATATTCAAATGTCAGGTCGTGCCGGTAGAAGAGGATTGGACGATCGAGGAATCGTTATAATGATGATTGACGAGAAGATGGAACCTCAGGTGGCGAAAGGTATGCTTAAAGGTCAGGCAGATCGTCTTGATTCCGCATTTCATTTGGGATACAACATGATTTTGAATCTTCTTAGAGTTGAAGGTGTCTCACCAGAGTACATGATGGAGAATTCCTTTTATCAATTCCAGAAAACAGAATCTGTTCCTAAAATTCAGAATCAAATACAGGAACTAAAAGACGAAGTTTCTGCATCACATATAGATCATTATGACGATATTAAGGAGTACTATGATTTAAAAGAGCAGCTTACTAGATACGGTGAAGATGAACGCAAAATAATTACTCATCCTTCGCATATCTTACCACATTTGAAGAGTGGAAGGATTATTAATGTGAAGGTGGGAAATCAGAAGTTTGGTTGGGCTATAGTTATTGACTATCATAAACGTAATCGTCAGAGACGtttttctgagaattaTAGCGACCATGATTCATACTTGGTGGATGTGTTTGTCAATACCATGTTTGAGGATGCTCCATTAAAATTGATTAAACCTTTTAGCCCATTACTGCCATCTGGTGTTCGGCCTGCTacaaagaaggagaaatcAACCATAGCAATAATTCCAATCACGCTAAATTCAATTCAGGAAATTAGTAGTTGCAGGTCTATTATGCCCAAGGACATTAAAAATTCTCGTTCTCAAAAGACATTGGACAAAGCcttaaaagaaattgtCAGAAGACATCCAAATGGTCTACCTATTCTCAATGCTATCAAAAAGATGCATATTAATGATAAGGATTTCCTGCAgttagaaaaaaagatttcaattttgaaaaaaaaggtttcAAGCACATCCATCGCTAATTCCCCAGATCTTGAAGAATTAGTCGAGCAGTACTCCAAGTTTGTGAGTATGAAAAATAACATAAAGATTCTTGAAACAAAGAACAAGGAAGTTCAATCCATTATTCAGCTTGATGATTTAAAACATCGTAAAAGAGTTTTAAGGAGACTTGGCTTTATTTCACAAGATGACGTTGTTCAAATGAAAGGCAGGGTTGCTTGTGAGATTAGTACAGGGGACGAATTGTTACTCACTGAATTAATCTTCAATGGAATCTTTAACGAACTTAAACCTGAGCAATGTGCTGCACTACTTTCATGCTttgtttttgaagaaagatcgAACGAGGTTCCACGGCTTACTCCAGAGCTTGCAGAACCGTTGAAGACACTAAGAGAAATGGCAACAAAAATAGCCAAGGTGTCTCGTGAGTGTAAGATTGACATGATCGAGAAGGATTATGTTGAATCCTTCAGATACGAGCTTATGGAGGTTGTATTATCGTGGTGTAAGGGTGCAACATTTACTCAAATTTGTAAGATGACCGATGTATACGAGGGTTCTTTGATCAGAATGTTCAGAAGGCTAGAGGAGATGATAAAGCAGTTAGCTGACGCTGCAAAGACAATCGGAAATGTTGCATTGGAGCAGAAAATGAACCAAAGCTATGAGCTTGTTCATAGGGACATAGTTTCTGCAGGATCATTATATCTCTGA